Below is a genomic region from Brassica oleracea var. oleracea cultivar TO1000 chromosome C9, BOL, whole genome shotgun sequence.
AACAATATCTGAATAGTCGGAATCAAACCCGAACTCTTACCCTTACAGTGTTAATTCTTTTAAACCTATACCATACACTTAACATCGAACAGTGATATAAGAAATAACAACGACTTACAAAATCTTGTCATAAAAAGAAATGTATTTTTGATTGTATGTCGTAACTCTAACTTGTCATAAAATTGTTTAAATTATATTTTCATGTGAAATGAGAAATTAATAATTTAAATTTTAAAAGTTTACTATAAGTTTAAACATGGTTTTTTCTTTTATTTTTAATATTGATATAATTATAATCAATATTATTAAAACAAAATCATCATTATTTTTTGCCCTTACAAACCCTTGGCATATTACCTTTTTTGCCAATGAACTTACTTTTAAATATATTTATCTAATTATATAATTGTAACTACTTTTGTAAGCTAAATACATATCGAATAACCTCCACTTTAACTCTACAATAATCGGGACCACTTCTTTTTCACAATAATTAAAAACTGTCAAGAACATTATTCTATAGCGGACATTTGAGTACTCAACTAACACCAATTACATCATAATTATAAGGTTCAGTTTCATTTATCCACTGGACCAAACTATTATCAAATTGGACATGTTCCAATTTAATAGTATTGACTAGATATTGACAAGGGCGAGTATATTTTTTGTTTTTGAAATTTTTGCCTAGTATAATTTATATGTTTGTGTGTTTGTATAATCATATTTTTGTATAATATGAATTTAATAGAATAGATAATTTTTGTAAGTATATTAAATAAATCAAGTTTCATATGCATTTGTGTATTTCCTTGTATCATATATGTATTTTTTTGTAATCGTGTTTTTATCTGTAATTATATTTGCGTAATGTTTTATAAAATATAATTAGTAAAGTATTTTGATAATTTTATTGAATTTATTTATTTTATTAATATGGTAGTTTATTTCTAAACAATTATTTTTTTAAAATATAACAAAGTATGACGCAAATACTTTGTATAACAATTATAATTACATCATTATTACACATAATACTACACATAATAATTTGTATAGCAATTAAAAATGAGTTATGTAAATCAAAGTCCATGGCCCAATTTTAGTGGGTTTCATAAATTAAATGTTCATGGCCCAAATTCTTTTATCCCGACAAAACCTTGTGAGCTTCTGCTGTCTTAATCACGTTTATATTTTGTCGGTGGATGATGAATAAAAAAGTAAAGCTCATTCGGTTTTTGGAAAGCCGTAGAAGACTATGGAAGAAATCTGAGTGACTATGTTCAATTGAAACCAGAGAAGTTTAAATCGGCTTTGCTCCTGTCAAGATCTCAGGTAATCTTTTGGTGTGATTAATCTATGTTCTTCTGTAAAAGTTTAATTCGGGATAGGGATTTTGTTTTTAAAAAATCTCACAATTGATCTGATCCTTTACATCCATAGTAGAAAAAGACATAGTTTATGTTCGTATCGGGTTAAACGTATGAACCGTAAAGATAATTTTTCCCTAAGTAGATTAACCATAAAGATCGATTAGTAGAATGGCAACATGTTTAACTAATCACTTGACTGCAAAATATTACCGTCTTAGAAACTTTGATTCCTTTAATTCATCTATTTTCCAAGTGTAGTTAGTAACTTAATTATTTGTCCTTGAATGACGGAAACTAAGAAAAGGCAGCTGGTTGTTTCAGATATCGTTCTCATTGGAGAAATTGGAGGCAATGTTAGTAGGCAATTTAAAGTCCAGAAAATATATTAGTAGGCAAATTTAAATGGTGGTAAAGTTATTTAAATTAGATTTTAAATGGTCCTGATTAGTAGAAAACAACTTGTAAAAACGGAAGTTACATATAAATAGAGGTTCCCTACATATTCGCTTATTAATATAAATGATGTTTAATTTTTAATTAATTAAGATCTGCTGATGCAGTTATAAGATTTTTGGCCCCTGATTTTTAGGCGTCTAGCGGTGTACATGTACTGGTTACTTTCGAAAATTAAAACTACTTACACGATATCATGTGGTGGTTGGCATTGCAGTTATTATATAAAAAAATAAAGGTAGATGAAATAATTGTTGGACTCTACTTTTATTAATGGGTCACAATTCTGTTTTAATAGAATAGATACGAAATTGGAATCATTATTGGTGATTTCTCCGAATGATATAAAAGCTAAAACCTATGAATATGTTTGGTGTACTGGTTACGAAAAGTTAAACAATGGCTATGTATGCGTTATAAAAATGGTGAAATGCAATCACCAAAATAGGTTGTGGTAAGGGTTACAAAAACATTTAACTGCAATTTATATATTTAGTTAGTAATACAGCAGTATTTATGCTGAAAACAATGTACAGTAAGTATATGTAGTTGGGAATACATTAGTAAAATAGAGGCAAAAAACGAAGAAAACAAAATTAACAAGATCAGTTAGCATCTTAAGAAAATAAATAAATAGAATAGATATCCAATAAAACATTGTGATGACTGTGTAAGAGAAGGTGCTCCAGAAGCCGTTGTGGAGGAGGACGAACACCAACCAGTAAGCTCTGTATTTTTCCAAGAAGCTTTTAAATTTCTACAAGATTTAGAATATATGGGAGAAAGATCCACAAAATGTAAGAAAATGGAAAGGGATAGGAAAGGGTGTTTACCTTTGAAGAAGGTTTATCAAAAGCTATGGCGGCTTTGCAGTGTACTCAAACTCTCAGCTTTGCGGTGGAGAGAAGGTGTCGGTGATGATGATGAAACCCAAAGATGGAGAAGAAAAAGAGAATAGATTGATCTCTATGTATACAACCATCGTCATATATTTATGTTTTTGATGCAAATGTGGATTTGTCTCACAACGTTTACGGATTTCAATTTAATTTGTAAAAGTGATTTTTAGTTTTCTCTTTTTCCAACAAATACGAAGATATAGGGGTATTATTGGATTATGTAGAGGGCATTCGCCTAATTTTGACTAAAACGATGTATATAAAACCTAATTTCTCTTAAAATCATAAGTTTAGTTTTAAAATATATCTTTTTCTTCAAAAATTAATTTACAAATAGTTTAGATCTAGCCGTAAAGATACATGGATCAAAAACCTCTAAACATTAAAAATGGTTTAAGAATGGAACTTTTCAACTCTATATCTTCTGCTACCATTACACTCTAGTTCCAGATCACGATATTCTAACAAACTCCATGTCTAGCTCCCACTATTTGCCTCATACTGACACCACACAGATATCAGCATGCAGATGAGAATTAGCATACACATAGTAAGATCAGTAACAGAGAGAGAGGCATCAACTGAGGTTTGCAAAGATCTAAATTACATAAGACAACAACTAGTAATTTGACAATTACCAATGATATGGCCTTCTTGACCAATGAAGTTTTTTTTTTCTTCCAACAAAGTGAAACATTCAAACTAAAACGTCAATTCCTCGAAGTCCATCCAATGTTCCAACGCGAATTTGAGGATAGAGTCAAGACAAACCACTAGACCTGTGACACACAACCATTATCCTGTTTACTAAACCAAATCTAGACATTCACATAATCATTAGATGAAAGAAACTATCGTTAGTAAAGCCTTACAAAGGTGGGTGTTAATGTTCATCTAGTAGTTGGAAGGAAGACTCGAATCAGCTCTCTCGCAGTCACCTTTTTCCTACAAGTAGGGCACTTGTTTTGGCGAGATATTGCCATCTTTATACATCCCTTGCAGAAGATGTGACCGCATTTCGTTGACATCTCCTCCGTGAACGGGCACATACAAATTGGACAAGAGAATTTCGGCTCTTCTGGTGGAGGAGGTGGAGCCTTTGAGCTACACACACTCTGCACATGCTCACAGTCGATGACAGGTTGATTAGGAGGAACCCTTCTCCGTTTGTTGGGAGTCAATCTAGTCGTACCACCTGCACTCACCCGTTCACCTGACTCTACATCAACCAGTAACCGTCTCCGACGTGCACCTGTTGATTTACTTCTAGCCTGGGATCAAAACAACAGAACAAAACGTGTGAGCTTTTTACAAAAAAAACACAGCCTATCCATCACTGCAACAAGGAGCAAACATACATACAGACATACCTCAGCGAAAGCACTTGCGGATGATTCAACGACATCATCTTCAATAGCATCTACATCAATCATGGCCGGAGCAGGCTGAGAAGGCACAGACTCTCTTTGAAGATCACAGCTAGGCACAATGGGAGCTGCTCTTACGGAAGCGGAGGTCCCTTCAAGATCAGTGGGTGCCACATTAAGATCAAACACAGCTTTCCTCCGTCTGATCCCTCGAGTTGATCTCCACTCATTTGTATTCATCTTTGTACCTGTAAGTAAGTGTTAGCCACACACACACACAATCTCTGATTAAACTCCTCGAACGTTATGTGACTGAAACTTACACAAAACTTTGACAGATATTCAGCGGTTTCAAATTCAAAAGAAATGAACTTTATCGATAATTCGAAAATCGAGAGTCATCATCATCCGTAATCAATAACAAACGATTAGTAGAGAGATAGGTACCTGAAGGAACTCTTCGATTGATTCGATTTCGAGGTTCGAGGTGCTCACAGTGAGGCGAATTTTGGCTCGGAGAAGATGGCCGGAGAGGGATTAGAGGAAAGCAAATCTCTTTAGTGTAATTAGGGTTTTTGAAGGATTGAGGAAACGAAACACCCAAAGGAAAGGTGAAGAAACGGAAACGAAGAAGGCACGCGGTCTTTGTACCAATGCGGTGGTGACACGTGTTGAAGAAGAGATTATGGTCTTGTGGGGGCCCACAAGTTCGAAACGGCATGGTTTTTTTTCTTTCCGTACTCCGCTTTTTTTTTTTTTTTCAATACGAGCGGAATACGGAAAAATCGTTGAGGAAGAAAGATTCATCACCTACACGTGGACGAACACCCTGCGTTCAAAAGACACGCGTCAAGGTAAGAGACCATTATCTTCCTCCGGTGTCAAAGACGAACCGCGACGACGGAGCTCCACCGAAAAGGAGAAGCAAGCCGAATAAGAAGTTGCTCAAACCGAACAACTCTCACCGGAAATCACTATCGATAAGAGGCTAATCTGAAAAATCGAACGCTTCGTGAAGGAAAGCATCTAAGTTCAATCGATCTAAAAAAACATCGATTTTTCTCCATGATTGATCGGACATCTTTAATGATACTGATAAGCTTGAAGATGAAACGGCCTCCTGAGGGGATAGGAAAGAGCAATCGATGGAGTAGATCAAGAATCAGTTGAGACAAAGCAAAACCGAAGCAGCGATCGAACAGAATCCTGGAGACAAAACTCCAGAGGGTAGCCGGCGAAGAAGATGCTATTGGAACCATCACTTCCCGGAATCTAAGCCGGCGATGAGATGCTATAAAAGCCATCTCAACCCAGAGTCAAGAGCCCGATAGATGGGAATCGTGGCCAGAAAGGACACGCAAACAAACTAAAACGAAAGCTTTATCTCTTCTTTGTGAAAGGTTTTAGAGAGAGAACAGAAATGAGAGAGAAAGCTCGCCGAATGGAACGAGTATCCAACCTTTGTACTCCGCTTCAAATTTGCGTTTTACATTTAAAATATATAAAAACTAAAAATAATTAATATAATTAATTTATTGTATTTATAATACTTAATTTATGTTTATATTCAAAATTTAATTTTGAAAATTATATTTGAAATTTATTTTTGAAAACGTTTTTCTTAAAAAAAAATATTTCAATTAAATGTATAATTTAATATAATACATTATTTCAATAGTAACAATAAAAATAAAATCTATAAATATTATAAATATCATATATCTATATTATTTTAAAATAAATAAATTATATATCATACACTAATTTTATATGATAATTATATATAAAATAATTTACTGCTTTATCAATCATTTTAATAAATACATTAACAAAAAACATATAAATTTTGTAACATAATACTGCATTTTTGTTAGCTTTACCAATCAGGTCTTATTCTCGACCAATTCCTGAGTTAGTTTTATTACTAAACCAGCTTAACTTATTGTTCCGGGTTAACACTCTTCTTGATATATATCTTCCAGCTGGAGAGTTGCTTTAGTTTCAAATGAGGAACTAAGTTTGTCCCACAACAAAAAAAAAAAAAAAAAAAAAAAACATGTATAATACATGCACTTACAAAAATAAAAGGGAAAATATATATTTTGTAAAAATAAAGTATAGTAGCTAACTTATTATTGAATATTGAAAGTCGGACGCAACATTTCATGTACATTTTTGTCATTCACTCACTCATGTACCTTTGAACCTCAATTGTAAATTGTATTAGCACGACAAACAAGGCTATATATATATAAACCCAGCTATATTACAAGTTTCATAAGTCTAATATAGATATTATATGAAGACAAATCATACGTACTGTTTGTTATATATGCATGTACTTGTGTCCCGGTTTGCAATGTACTTAGCCTAAAGCATTACCATGCAACTCATATAACAATAATAGAGACGAAATTGTGGTGTTATCAATCGAAATAAAAAAAATAAACACAAAAGAGAGTACGTAACAGCAAATAAAAAATTATGCAGAAGCAAACAACAAACAAGGAATTTGATGAAAAAGAAGAAACGAATTATCTTCAGTTGCTTCACTTTCGGCCCCATGGAGGGAAGCAGCAACTCTGCACATCACATTTTACCATGAGCGTCATGTTAGATTGCCAAATATTTTACGTATGATGATATACATGTGAGGGTTTTTTTTGCTGAAAAGTATATGAAAATGTTTCAATGTCTCGTACTCGGATCAACCAAATATCATTTAATGATATAGGGCAGGTAGGTGATTAAGGAGTACAGCCAAGGAATAGTAAGCTAGCTTGTCGCTGAATGTCAAGACTAATTGTGTATCATGTAAAAATATAATAATTATAAATGAAAAGTAGGTTATGATATATACTTTTGATGCATCAAGCATGGCTGTACTCTTTAATCAGAGCTTGCATAGTTACTCAAATAATTGTATGAAAATATAACAATAAAAACGAATATAAATACCTTGGGACTAGAAGGTAGCGGTTGGTGGTGTTGGTCGTTGAGTGGTCGACTCGGGGTGGTATGAGCAGATCCATTGTAAGACTTCACATTCCCACTTTGTCTCCTGTCTTCCTTCACTTTGTCAAAGATGAGTGTGTAACTCTGATTCTCCGAACCCGATCCTGGAAACGGCGGAATTGCGACCTTGGGGAAGATAAATTTATTTAGCGATATATTGATGAATTGTGACAAATTATTTTACCAAAAATGGTAAAAATGATATCATGTTGGAAGTGTTTGACACACTGCCGTCTCAAATTATTTATATGCCATATTCAAAAAAAATATTATCATCATATTAAACGAATAATGATATAGTTTTAAAAACTAATAGTTGGATTTTCTTTTGAAATAAAATGACCTAAATTCAGTACTATAATAAAAATTTAAAGTTGTATAGATTCCAATTTATATGTTTTTTTAATATTTTTTTAGAGTGAGAGCCGTGTTCGACCGGCTAAAAGTTCTTGTTCGAGAGAAATATTCTCGGTTAATTAATAAAAGTGTACGTACCCTTTCACTGTTCCGACCTCTAAGATTGGGTATCGGTTGCACCCTTGGAGGTTCATGTGGTTGACGTCTATTTGGTTCCGATGGATTTCCATGTGACCTACCTCCACCACATGCTTGATGGTTGTACGTTTCTGCTGGAGGAGGAGCTCTGACTCTGTTGTATCTTTCATTGTGTGCAGGAGACGATCTGAACTCGGTTTCTTCTCTGCTACTGAATCTTTCATGTCTTGGTCGTACATTGTGGTTTGGTGGTTGGTCATATCTATGATTCGGAGTTTGCGCAGGACTTAGATTCATATTTGGATACTCGTTGGGGTTAGACTTGTTTGCAGTTTGCTTCGTCCTACTCGCTTTATCGAACACTACCGTGAATGGAACATCTTCCTTCCAGTCTCCGAACTTGGGCACGTGTGGACGATTCTGTAACCACAAGAAACCAAAAGAAATGTCTTAGAAGACTAGCATTAAATTGCAAGCAAGAGACATAAATCTAAGGCGCAAGAACCATAAATCTCTATGGATGCTAATCATAATCCCATTAAACATATTGAGACTAAGAAAACAAAATAAGAATCGTGAAGTTCGTATACACATACAAAATGTTATAAGAGTCCATCAGAAAATTTTCGTAGTCATGCATGCACATTCTAAAAAACTTCCGATCTTTAACATGTTAAGTTTGCAGATTTAGGGATAGAAAGGAATCTAGTAACATAGATTAAAAGGCATATTTGATATTAACTATCTATCCACACAAAGGAAAACACATAGAAAGATATTAGACCCGTTGACTTACTGCTGCCATGTTGTTAATCTCCAGCAGCCAAAAAAAGACGAACTGCTTCAATGGCTCTGAAACAAAGATTATTTTGAGAAAGAGAGAGATGCATAAATATAAAGAGACGTGTCTACACGAAGGCGTTGACGATACATAAAAGTTGACTTGTATTTCTTGTGATTGGGTAAAACAACGACTGTTTCTACGTTGACTTAACCTGCTTTGCATTTTGACGAATGATTGATGAATATGTCTAACAAAACGACGTGCTTCACGCGTGTTTTAGGTACATACGTCCAACATCAGACAAACATCCCAAATGGTCGTCGATACTCACCAACTCCAAAGACGGCGCGCAAACTGGCTTTGGTTTATATTTCTAGACGAATAAAATATTTTAATTAAATACAAAAAAAAATATGTAAATTCTTGAAAAATCAATTAAAGCCTTGACCAGGTGCAAAGCCTGATGGGGAAAGGACTCCCGCCACTATGAAAACAATCGTTGGAACCTCTTCTCCAATCTCATGAGCCTTGTTAAAGTTTCAGAACAAAGGTGCAAAGCTTGAATCCCATGGATCCTTGGAGAACCCATTTCCTCGAAGCTGCTTCTTTGATGGGTCAGTGTTTCTCTATTTTTTCTTGCTTCTAAACAGAACCATAGGGCATTGTTAGTGAGATTGTTGCTTTAATTTAGCTCCGGGCTTATAGATTTCGTTTTCAGGTATGGTTTCTGAACAAAAGTTGATACCCTGGCTGGACTTTTTGCTGATAATCTAGCTGTTCAAAATCAAAAGAAAATGTAACCAGAGGGACAAAGCGGCAAAATTACCTAGTGGAGGTTTAAAAATATTTGGTAGCAAACGCCGTCTGTGGGGATCGAACCCACGGCCACGGGATTAAAAGTCACGCGCTCTACCACTGAGCTAAGACGGCTGGTGTAACCTCTAGCTTTATTTTTATTCTAGGCCAGATTAGAAAATGAATAGCAAAGCTTCAACTGTGTCCAGCTTCAGTCATTGTCCCCAGTGCTTCTACAAGGTTTCATCAAGAGAAGTAATATCCAAAGCTCAAAACGCTAAATTTTTTTTTTTTCATTCCAACATTCCTTTCAATCTTTCAATCTTTCAATATCAGTGCTTTTCTTTGTGTTAAAACTGTTTTAATCTCAAAACTCTACCTACTTTTTGTCTATTGACATACATATGAGAAAGAAAAGGGACAATGACAAGCACAAGTGCATGATCCTTTTCCTTTCTGACGATCATTCACCCTAAGCTTGAAGCAAACCTAAACGCAAGAAGTATCTTCTTCCTTGGGCCCTGAAAGCAAAAACGAACACACCTTGTAAAGACAGAGCAAATGGATGTCAAACAGAGAACTCAAATCTAAGCATGGTGATGAATGCATTATACATATTATCTTATTAGTGACCATCGTATCATGAATCTACAAAACAAGTAAGGACGAAAACAAATCATGTGGCAGTTTAATATGGATTTTTACCATTGGTATGAGAAGAGCTTTGAGGTCATCATCTGTCATATGCATTAGAGCATCCATATCAACCTGGAAAATGGAGAATTATATTTACCTGTTGTGGTTTCTTCTTGATAGCTTTGTTCGAAGCTGCTTTGGTTTCACCAGAAACGTTCATTACAGCTGGTCTAGTAGCCTCTCTTATAGCATTTGGAAGGTTACCAGTGCTCCTCGGTTGTGGATTCTTTATCCCAGATAGCTTTTGGCGCAGATCCAATATAGCTCCTCCTAGTCGAGTTTGCAAGCCATGATGTTTCTTTTGGAGCTTCAAGCGGAGATCTTTAGGGTCAACTCTGCGATCTTGGTTTAGTCAATTAGCAGAGAGTCAACAACCAAAAACAGAGATATACTATGCAAGGAGTTAAAAAAAAAAAAAAAAATCTATACTTGAGATTCGAGGCTTGTCATGACTGAAAAGATCATGCTCCCGCTTAAGACTACAGATTACAGATAGTGCTCGCTACTTCAAAATAACCTAATGAAGAAGACGTCACAAAAGCAAAATATAGAGCTAAAAGCTCCGTTACTTAACTATACATGTAGAAACTCGAAGCTCCTTAAGCAAATCCTTGATTAGCCTCGATTAATTTCATCACTTTTTTCAACCCAAATACATCAAGAATTTCTTGATCTCTAGCATTTCGTGAGAGAAGCCAATGCAAGAATGGCATTCTGGTTTCTGGTTAGGATGTTGTATTGTTAACCATAGATTAGATTCTTTAACTGTTTTTATTACACAGGAAAGCATATTCATTTTTGTTGCTTTCGTTTCCTTAATGTTTGAAGCTGTTGATTCAATTCAAAACTTGCTACATAAACAGATCTTGTACTTATACAAATATACATTGGTCACAAACACTCAACTCAAGACGTTATTAGAAGATGGACCAAACCCTCCGTGTTGATGCAGCATTGCGTCAATTTGATCTCCGTCCTTAATCTCCATCTAACAAACACAGTAAACCAATATCATTTTTTTAGAAAGGCTTAATTAAGTCTATATATATATATATGATAAAAATCTATGTACATACCTCATCAGGTGTTTTATCCTTATTAATCATCGAGCCTCCCTCTGATAAGAAAACATATGTTCCCAACTCCGCACCTCTCGCATCATCATACCGTTCCATCACTTTACTCATCTTATCGTTCCTTCTCATCCTAAACACTCTATGTTCCTCCTCGTCCTATATATACACATACATACTCATGTGTATATGATATAGTCTCATGTGTTAAACTCGATGATGTAAAGATTCAACATACCTGACCCTTCACACTCACAGTAACATGAGTCGGCGAGCTCGAGGCAGAGGAGGGGACACCGGTGGTGAGGAGGGTATGTTCCCTTTCCATGAGCTTCTCGTGGAGCTCATCTAGCGTTATCGGGATGTCACGACCATTAACCATCTCAACGATGGCTCGATAGTCATCTCCAAGACCATCTGTGATGATGTCAAGAAGATCTTCATGCTCCACCGGTGAACCTAGAACGGCAAGTTCATCTGCCGTTTTGATGATACTCTTCATGTACTCATCCACAGTTTGTGTGCCTTTGACAGAGCGCTTGAGTTCTTGTTTGATCTGTTTGATGCGTCTACGAGAGTGTGTCCCGTATGTTCCCGCAAGCATGTTCCAGATCTCCTTTGTAGTGGTGGCACTAGAAACGATCGGTTGCACGTTAGGAGACAAGGTGCCAAGGATAGCGCTGTAAAGCATTATGTCTTGTCTTTTCCATGGAGCAAAGAGAGGATTTAGTTTCTCTACGCCGTTGGTGACGACGGTGGGTGATGGTGTGTTCTCTGTTTGGTCGATAAAACAGTGAAGCTCGTGGGCCTCGAGAAGAGCACGCACCTGAAGCGTCCATGTGGTGTAGTTGTTGGTGGTGAGCTTGGTGATGCTCGCCATGTTGACTGATATCAAGGGGGTTTTAGGGTCCATGGCGTTGAAAACCAGTGCTGTTTTAGCGGAGGAGGATGATGTCTTGAGAGTTGACATAGGAGAGGAATCAATAGATCTAGTTTAGTGGCCAAGGAGAAGAGAAAGTGAGAAAAGAGAGAGAAAAGTGCTGTGATAACATGTAGTGTATATGAGTATATATCTAAGAATAGCATGATAATATATACAATAAATATTTTTACAAATGAGGCGATCGTACTAGGGTAAATCTAAAACAAAGAACGTATAGACAAATCTCAATATACTCAAAAACCTTCGTCACTTCCAATGCTTACATTAACCCTTCGCTCATTAACCCAATCTGACTGATCAGATCATTAAATACTAGAGATAGGATGCACTGTAGACTGTACTATATATCAGACTCATGCATGATAATGAAAAGACTAGACACAACAAGCACTGTATTATACTGCAAACTAGTGAATGAAGATGAAAAGACTATATACACACCGCTCCACGTACATTTAATTGTAGCCAAGGAACCTATCAGTTAAACATTTATGGTCAGTTAATGCTATATTTTATGAACTCTCGTTCACAAGTCACTCAACACATACGATTGGTTCTAATATTCATTTATAGGAAGAGAAGACCCAAATCAACACCTTTAAAGCCATTAACTAACTTGCACTGGTCCAGCTTCTAGTCTCCTTCTGATCTTTGGCTGAGTATCTTGTAAACAACAGTTCATTCCGGCGATTAAATCCCAGCGTGCGTTTTCAACGAAGTTCAGTGATTAACGGCGGTTTAGTTAATTTTTAAGGGAAGATCACGTGCTAGCTAAAAATATCCACGTGACATTAACGTCGTTAGTCTGGTGAGTTAGTAAGG
It encodes:
- the LOC106316911 gene encoding RPM1-interacting protein 4-like, whose protein sequence is MAANRPHVPKFGDWKEDVPFTVVFDKASRTKQTANKSNPNEYPNMNLSPAQTPNHRYDQPPNHNVRPRHERFSSREETEFRSSPAHNERYNRVRAPPPAETYNHQACGGGRSHGNPSEPNRRQPHEPPRVQPIPNLRGRNSERVAIPPFPGSGSENQSYTLIFDKVKEDRRQSGNVKSYNGSAHTTPSRPLNDQHHQPLPSSPKSCCFPPWGRK
- the LOC106314104 gene encoding uncharacterized protein LOC106314104 → MSTLKTSSSSAKTALVFNAMDPKTPLISVNMASITKLTTNNYTTWTLQVRALLEAHELHCFIDQTENTPSPTVVTNGVEKLNPLFAPWKRQDIMLYSAILGTLSPNVQPIVSSATTTKEIWNMLAGTYGTHSRRRIKQIKQELKRSVKGTQTVDEYMKSIIKTADELAVLGSPVEHEDLLDIITDGLGDDYRAIVEMVNGRDIPITLDELHEKLMEREHTLLTTGVPSSASSSPTHVTVSVKGQDEEEHRVFRMRRNDKMSKVMERYDDARGAELGTYVFLSEGGSMINKDKTPDEMEIKDGDQIDAMLHQHGGFGPSSNNVLS
- the LOC106314103 gene encoding uncharacterized protein LOC106314103 codes for the protein MLEIKKFLILKREHDLFSHDKPRISNRRVDPKDLRLKLQKKHHGLQTRLGGAILDLRQKLSGIKNPQPRSTGNLPNAIREATRPAVDMDALMHMTDDDLKALLIPMGPRKKILLAFRFASSLG
- the LOC106315775 gene encoding E3 ubiquitin-protein ligase RFWD2-like, encoding MNTNEWRSTRGIRRRKAVFDLNVAPTDLEGTSASVRAAPIVPSCDLQRESVPSQPAPAMIDVDAIEDDVVESSASAFAEARSKSTGARRRRLLVDVESGERVSAGGTTRLTPNKRRRVPPNQPVIDCEHVQSVCSSKAPPPPPEEPKFSCPICMCPFTEEMSTKCGHIFCKGCIKMAISRQNKCPTCRKKVTARELIRVFLPTTR